The following proteins are co-located in the Chloroflexia bacterium SDU3-3 genome:
- a CDS encoding phospholipid carrier-dependent glycosyltransferase, with amino-acid sequence MIEWMERYFLERTYSLPAAERSRPLGLVAALLPLAIFVVALIPRVLDLGRFATMDEVNFWFTRSETFLSAIQAGNFAGTAITDHPGVTTMWLGAFGILLRNAMGDAGMLPAITPQHYVAFFQLFPAIVNALAVSVAYVQLRGVLPRGVALMGALLWALDPFVIAYSRVLHVDALSGTFMTLGIIAACRYWFYAPRKADLILSGVFAGLAVDTKSPGLIMGPAVAAIALWAAYGCGQKRRFRDLALELVWWGAAMVATAMVVWPALWAAPMAAFEQIRIGYTAEGTQPHQLGNFFLGRSDPAPGLLFYPVAIALRLTPITTVGLLALPFAWRKLAMPPHAQRTLAGLSWFAVLFALAMSLFAKKFNRYVEPSFPAIDVLAALGLCWLLGQLLPDLLARLTRRRVAALGPAALGAVALGAALNVASWHPYQIAAFNQLLGGAKAGAWAFKTGWGEGMDLAAAWLNEQKDITGVRVVTTLKTGLQLYLRDGAQSLEPNIGPLPPQSGYVVVYVNDAQIGPLLPPFDEFYGKAEPLKVIQIHGVDYAWIYEAPPTVDYRKPAQFTGGGWLYGIRSPKQRTVGTTFTWTLVWHSAHVARSDVMLFAHVIGPDGQRYAQADVPFPPEGSTPDRYSEMQIPLKVPEDAPPGSYRLVVGMYGPDGQRLPLTGMQPADPALDGPDALLLDSIVLDAMP; translated from the coding sequence ATGATCGAATGGATGGAGAGGTACTTTTTGGAACGAACCTATAGCCTACCCGCCGCCGAACGATCGCGCCCGCTGGGCCTGGTGGCCGCCCTGCTGCCGCTCGCGATCTTTGTGGTGGCGCTCATACCCCGCGTGCTCGACCTAGGGCGCTTCGCCACTATGGACGAGGTCAACTTCTGGTTCACGCGCTCCGAGACCTTCCTAAGCGCCATCCAGGCGGGCAACTTCGCCGGTACGGCCATCACCGACCACCCCGGCGTGACGACGATGTGGCTGGGGGCGTTCGGCATCCTGCTGCGCAACGCCATGGGCGACGCGGGCATGCTGCCCGCGATCACGCCCCAGCACTACGTTGCCTTCTTCCAGCTCTTCCCCGCCATCGTCAACGCCCTGGCGGTGAGCGTGGCCTACGTGCAGCTGCGCGGCGTGCTGCCGCGCGGCGTGGCGCTGATGGGCGCGCTGCTGTGGGCGCTCGACCCCTTCGTGATCGCCTACAGCCGCGTGCTGCACGTGGATGCGCTGTCGGGCACCTTCATGACGCTGGGCATCATCGCGGCCTGCCGCTACTGGTTCTACGCGCCGCGCAAGGCCGACCTCATCCTCTCCGGCGTGTTCGCCGGGCTGGCGGTTGACACCAAGTCGCCCGGCCTGATCATGGGGCCTGCGGTGGCGGCCATCGCGCTGTGGGCGGCCTACGGCTGCGGCCAGAAGCGCCGCTTCCGCGATCTGGCGCTGGAGCTGGTGTGGTGGGGCGCGGCCATGGTGGCCACGGCCATGGTGGTCTGGCCCGCGCTGTGGGCCGCGCCCATGGCCGCCTTCGAGCAGATCCGCATCGGCTACACCGCCGAGGGCACCCAGCCGCACCAGCTGGGCAACTTCTTCCTGGGCCGCAGCGACCCAGCGCCCGGCCTGCTGTTCTACCCGGTGGCGATCGCGCTGCGCCTCACCCCCATCACCACTGTGGGCCTGCTGGCGCTGCCCTTCGCCTGGCGCAAGCTGGCCATGCCGCCCCACGCCCAGCGCACCCTCGCGGGCCTCTCGTGGTTTGCGGTGCTGTTCGCGCTGGCCATGAGCCTGTTCGCCAAGAAGTTCAACCGCTACGTCGAGCCGTCGTTTCCCGCCATCGATGTGCTGGCGGCGCTGGGCCTGTGCTGGCTGCTGGGCCAGCTGCTGCCCGATCTGTTGGCCCGGCTCACGCGGCGGCGCGTAGCGGCGCTGGGGCCAGCGGCCCTGGGCGCGGTAGCCCTGGGCGCGGCTCTGAACGTGGCCTCGTGGCACCCCTACCAGATCGCGGCCTTCAACCAGCTGCTGGGCGGCGCGAAGGCGGGCGCGTGGGCTTTCAAGACCGGCTGGGGTGAGGGCATGGATCTGGCGGCGGCTTGGCTGAATGAGCAGAAGGACATCACCGGTGTGCGCGTGGTCACCACGCTGAAGACCGGCCTGCAGCTCTACCTGCGCGATGGCGCGCAGTCGCTGGAGCCGAACATCGGCCCGCTGCCGCCGCAGAGCGGCTATGTGGTGGTGTATGTGAACGACGCGCAGATCGGCCCGCTGCTGCCGCCCTTCGACGAGTTCTACGGCAAGGCCGAGCCGCTGAAGGTCATCCAGATCCATGGGGTGGACTACGCCTGGATCTACGAGGCCCCGCCGACCGTCGACTACCGCAAGCCTGCCCAGTTTACCGGTGGCGGCTGGCTCTATGGCATCCGCTCGCCCAAGCAGCGCACCGTGGGCACCACCTTCACCTGGACGCTGGTGTGGCACTCGGCCCACGTGGCCAGGAGCGATGTGATGCTGTTCGCCCATGTGATCGGGCCGGACGGCCAGCGCTACGCCCAGGCCGATGTGCCCTTCCCGCCGGAAGGCTCGACCCCCGACCGCTACAGCGAGATGCAGATCCCACTCAAGGTGCCCGAGGATGCGCCGCCCGGCTCCTACCGCCTGGTGGTGGGCATGTATGGCCCCGACGGCCAGCGCCTGCCGCTCACCGGCATGCAGCCCGCCGACCCCGCCCTCGATGGCCCCGACGCCCTGCTGCTCGACTCGATCGTGCTCGACGCGATGCCCTAG
- a CDS encoding metal-dependent transcriptional regulator has product MITMSESTEMYLLRTALLQRESQPVPLSLLAQELDVSTVSANEMCRKLMHDGLLIYEPYKGVRLTEHGSAIALRVLRRRRLWEVFLVTHLHLPADEAERIACRFEHVTPDHVADRLGTMLGEPRYTTRSEPIPQAAATEIELPALAATELGVGGEGEVVAITASPTVGGFLCSQGLRPGARIRVLAASGRGQIIVRVGGQELVLEQALAEHIRVVVDHHHLISEEV; this is encoded by the coding sequence ATGATCACCATGAGCGAAAGCACCGAGATGTACCTGCTGCGCACTGCGCTGCTGCAGCGCGAGAGCCAGCCGGTGCCGCTTTCTCTCCTCGCGCAGGAGCTAGATGTCTCGACCGTCTCGGCCAACGAGATGTGCCGCAAGCTGATGCACGATGGCCTGCTGATCTACGAGCCGTACAAGGGTGTGAGGCTCACCGAGCACGGCTCGGCGATCGCGCTGCGCGTGCTGCGGCGGCGGCGGCTGTGGGAGGTCTTCCTAGTCACCCACCTGCACCTGCCCGCCGACGAGGCCGAGCGCATCGCCTGCCGCTTCGAGCATGTGACCCCCGACCATGTGGCCGACCGGCTGGGCACCATGCTGGGCGAGCCGCGCTACACCACCCGCTCCGAGCCGATACCGCAGGCCGCCGCCACCGAGATCGAGCTGCCAGCGCTGGCCGCCACCGAGCTCGGTGTGGGTGGCGAGGGCGAGGTGGTAGCGATCACTGCGTCGCCGACGGTGGGCGGGTTCCTCTGCAGCCAGGGGCTGCGGCCAGGGGCGCGCATCCGCGTGCTGGCGGCCTCGGGGCGCGGGCAGATCATCGTGCGGGTGGGCGGGCAAGAGCTGGTGCTAGAGCAGGCGCTGGCCGAGCATATCCGTGTTGTGGTGGATCACCACCATCTAATCTCCGAAGAGGTATAG
- a CDS encoding ferrous iron transport protein A: protein MATTQVPLSHLNIGNQATIVRIGGERLLRRKMLTMGIITGEQITLTARAPLGDPLEFQVKGYRLSLRSHEAEQVLVEVAQ from the coding sequence ATGGCAACCACACAGGTACCACTGAGTCACCTGAATATCGGCAACCAGGCCACCATCGTGCGCATCGGCGGCGAGCGGCTACTGCGCCGCAAGATGCTGACGATGGGCATCATCACCGGCGAGCAGATCACGCTCACCGCGCGCGCCCCGCTGGGCGACCCGCTTGAGTTCCAGGTCAAGGGCTACCGGCTCTCGCTGCGCTCGCACGAGGCCGAGCAGGTGCTGGTGGAGGTGGCCCAGTGA
- a CDS encoding ferrous iron transport protein A — MSASSQLPLALAAPGQRLRLVALRCAEGPAHRLSELGLNPGATVEIVQDTGHNLLLAVGDTRLALRRSMAHMVMVEPAS, encoded by the coding sequence GTGAGCGCATCATCGCAGCTTCCGCTGGCCCTGGCCGCCCCCGGCCAGCGGCTGCGCCTGGTGGCCCTGCGCTGCGCCGAGGGGCCAGCCCACCGTCTTTCTGAGCTGGGGCTGAACCCTGGGGCTACGGTGGAGATCGTGCAAGATACAGGCCACAACCTGCTGCTGGCCGTGGGCGACACGCGGCTGGCGCTGCGCCGCAGCATGGCGCACATGGTTATGGTCGAGCCAGCAAGCTAG